The following coding sequences are from one Epinephelus fuscoguttatus linkage group LG7, E.fuscoguttatus.final_Chr_v1 window:
- the si:ch211-148l7.4 gene encoding oocyte zinc finger protein XlCOF22 has translation MDGVSWSTTRAQESFSRSKTAADTLSRLASFIARADTKHHAQNQKQQPSHLSTYVCQECGKGFPYATDLLHHQELKHTLPKPHRCPSCGQEFSLRSSLELHKCNRDSSLCELCHGESRLGSPCPACKTCTSDPGRLTDKAPHCQPHLLDSSPYACAPCGRGFSQKQALLHHQQAGCSEPPSPSDIVDASSLPDDSPPVSEGDSTCSDSSDTPGPSSRAVNVCQFCSKTFRTEARLQRHEQTNHAEEQLMAPQGQRTKGEGAVRETRKGASTNVNGDLIKMPKSQKKLLTCRSCDMVFRSTSKLYVHRKEKHSREKIIRREPRPVISKRRKGGTYPCQVCGKVFIHHLSLRAHYRQHTASSFTTIKNKSQPVGCTTKDSDLSENRPNKVKTSIAENKTVKAGPGRPRKVARLEKKVTDLGRCREVSEGEEDEQEREFPCPSCAEVFSLQSQLREHVELHQSSVKRRQCSVCTNEMDTCKWPGSKRHRLYHCVPCQQGFSALDSFLEHCQEHLRVRVEQDSITEGYTHQASKA, from the coding sequence ATGGATGGAGTCAGCTGGAGCACCACGAGGGCCCAGGAGTCGTTCAGCCGCTCCAAGACGGCAGCAGACACCCTGTCCAGGCTCGCCAGCTTCATTGCACGGGCTGACACTAAACATCACGCCCAAAACCAGAAGCAGCAACCATCCCATTTGTCTACATATGTTTGTCAAGAATGTGGTAAGGGCTTCCCTTATGCAACAGACCTGTTGCATCACCAGgaactaaaacacacattacccAAGCCACACCGGTGTCCCTCTTGTGGACAGGAGTTCTCCCTGAGGTCATCCTTGGAGCTCCATAAGTGCAATCGTGATTCTTCCCTATGTGAACTTTGTCATGGAGAGTCACGGCTGGGTTCTCCCTGCCCTGCATGTAAGACTTGCACCTCAGATCCTGGCAGGCTGACAGACAAGGCACCTCACTGCCAGCCTCACCTCCTGGACAGTAGCCCTTACGCATGTGCTCCTTGTGGGAGAGGCTTCAGCCAGAAGCAGGCTCTGCTGCACCATCAGCAAGCTGGTTGTAGTGAACCACCATCCCCATCAGATATAGTTGATGCAAGTAGCCTTCCAGATGATTCTCCGCCAGTTTCTGAGGGAGACTCGACCTGCTCTGATTCTTCAGACACCCCGGGGCCCAGCAGCAGAGCTGTCAATGTGTGCCAATTCTGTTCAAAAACGTTCCGTACAGAAGCTAGATTGCAACGCCATGAACAGACCAACCATGCAGAGGAGCAGCTGATGGCTCCACAGGGACAAAGGACCAAAGGAGAAGGTGCTGTTAGAGAAACAAGGAAAGGAGCGTCTACCAATGTGAATGGAGATCTAATTAAAATGCCAAAATCCCAAAAGAAATTACTGACCTGTCGTTCTTGCGACATGGTTTTCAGGAGCACCTCTAAGCTGTATGTGCACAGAAAAGAGAagcacagcagagagaaaattaTTAGAAGAGAACCAAGGCCGGTCATCAGCAAGCGCAGGAAAGGAGGCACATATCCCTGTCAAGTCTGCGGCAAAGTCTTCATCCATCATTTGTCACTTAGGGCTCATTACAGACAGCACACAGCCTCAAGCTTCACcacaatcaaaaacaaaagccaGCCTGTAGGATGCACCACCAAAGACTCTGACTTATCAGAAAATAGGCCAAATAAAGTCAAAACCAGCATagcagaaaacaaaactgttaaGGCTGGTCCAGGGAGGCCCAGGAAAGTGGCCAGATTAGAGAAGAAGGTTACTGATCTAGGGAGATGCAGAGAAGTGtctgaaggagaggaggatgaacAGGAGAGAGAGTTCCCATGCCCCTCCTGTGCCGAGGTTTTCTCTCTGCAGTCCCAGCTGAGGGAGCATGTGGAGCTCCACCAGTCCTCGGTGAAGCGGAGACAGTGCAGTGTGTGCACAAACGAGATGGATACCTGTAAATGGCCGGGCTCGAAGAGGCACAGGCTGTACCACTGTGTGCCTTGCCAGCAGGGTTTCTCAGCACTGGACTCTTTCTTAGAACACTGTCAGGAGCATCTGCGAGTCAGGGTGGAGCAGGACAGCATCACAGAGGGCTACACACATCAGGCCAGCAAAGCCTGA
- the snrpg gene encoding small nuclear ribonucleoprotein G, with product MSKAHPPELKKFMDKKLSLKLNGGRHVQGILRGFDPFMNLVVDDSLEMGPGGQQNSIGMVVIRGNSIIMLEALERV from the exons atgagTAAAGCACATCCACCGGAGTTGAAGAA gTTCATGGACAAGAAGCTCTCAT tGAAGCTGAATGGAGGCAGACATGTGCAGGGCATCCTGCGTGGATTCGACCCGTTTATGAACCTGGTGGTGGACGACTCTCTGGAGATGGGCCCAGGAGGACAACAGAACAGCATTGGCATGGTG GTCATCAGGGGAAACAGCATCATCATGTTGGAGGCCTtggagagagtatga